The Candidozyma auris chromosome 1, complete sequence genome includes a region encoding these proteins:
- the RRP42 gene encoding exosome non-catalytic core subunit RRP42 — protein MILSPAERSYIYDSLVSTPPIRPDGRKPYQFRPLEAKTAFLPSSNGSARIRMADGSECIVSVKAKVVLIAKEPNLIEVDIDVSGFRDDSNFVSNLKFNMTELFEKNFPVKNLHLTSKYSFKLFIDCIVVSHQCYPLTLISMTSYLALSSARLPLLVSETDDTEIEEQPTFSDDWENAQYLSDVFEVKKFSPPLFITFGVAGGNVIMEPSVEEEQVLECGLLVGWYDNKVISPVTNINLATYSNNSNVKGVQPPVLLKAIAMAKQYSGQIVSALDAVVEQDLHDQDGAMF, from the coding sequence ATGATTCTTTCGCCAGCTGAACGGTCTTACATTTATGACTCGTTGGTGCTGACTCCTCCAATACGTCCTGATGGAAGAAAGCCCTACCAATTCAGACCTCTAGAGGCCAAAACAGCTTTTCTACCGAGCTCCAATGGATCTGCCAGAATCAGAATGGCCGATGGCAGTGAGTGTATTGTCAGTGTCAAAGCGAAAGTTGTTCTAATAGCCAAAGAGCCTAATTTGATTGAAGTGGACATCGACGTGTCTGGGTTCCGTGACGACTCGAATTTTGTGCTGAACTTGAAATTCAACATGActgagctctttgagaagaacttcCCGGTAAAAAATTTGCATCTCACGTCGAAGTACAgcttcaagcttttcatAGACTGCATTGTTGTGTCTCATCAATGCTATCCCTTAACATTAATCAGCATGACCTCGTATTTGGCTTTAAGTTCGGCCAGGCTACCACTCCTTGTGTCAGAGACAGACGATACGGAAATCGAGGAGCAGCCCACTTTTTCCGACGACTGGGAAAATGCCCAATATCTCTCCGACGTCTTTGAGGTCAAGAAGTTTTCTCCCCCATTGTTCATTACTTTTGGTGTCGCCGGCGGTAATGTAATAATGGAGCCATCTGTTGAAGAGGAACAAGTACTAGAGTGTGGCCTTTTGGTGGGTTGGTACGATAACAAAGTCATTTCCCCAGTAACTAACATTAATTTGGCTACCTACTCAAATAACCTGAACGTAAAAGGTGTTCAGCCACCTgtgcttttgaaagcaaTTGCTATGGCGAAGCAATACAGCGGACAGATTGTTAGTGCCCTTGATGCTGTGGTTGAGCAAGATCTACACGACCAAGATGGTGCTATGTTTTAG
- a CDS encoding tRNA (guanosine(18)-2'-O)-methyltransferase, translating into MSLPLKSVAGILTDAQKAAIASTLAQDLSSSENSMALADLIRDVDEDTMKKILPNVKEECLKAVSSGDSEATTSTINYANSSAEICTAILQHVLQLLEASLEGVQILRKGEHYGSEEPLRNEEIFNVVQFLAQFFSNVSLEANPLAEKVDEVVLLFLGHIDDEVSRMALSAIRWRVESIATRASRDEQFATYLWNIVFDSLQPLATKQHTHNAYGLWLRLVSTKNVNLSDDSYFQNSVVSKDNYWKTLQKGLAGNSHEIRKFCLSILRFSLQSISKSFDTEALSWDMAYVKEGLEEWSTYTTLYEIVGIDTSLHQAQGAQNEILDLFTPESRIHPSWGFCLLSTGFKSSMNSVRKYSAQLLLSIKSENLHLLKYGLPYLKETFLPYMLQSSHFTVRPSNSLTNELSCVYGAQLVNFIANVFHSLKTQEDYDMVSSSILEVLVSIRETFDAVKIYTALGILKGLQGKHVLRYGICDKLIVKLFDDFSEGELFRRALQTTILKLILCFKLENIENFNSIMNTFINFNGTEIVVENQREILEYLKQSQVTSTDILNHLKASGVIIHSSFLWYIFMKMTDSMEDVTELLQKADDQTTLSLTAYDFRVGQMKHLDARLGVIIERAIEGKEIESTYSILSRIPNQNLPLTGDVNIENLWDSLTLNFQSDKFDELLLGMSKLKFLNNVVPLAKRTKGLSEAMELQEVMFSNSTGLKSRNDYYKLREEGIGQLHIHYQRILERHYEPEMDSVLISTLAFGTTHATTLRAICFIILLMLEQKAHDEAAITAAIFGMCESWEELSNERLRLSEKELHWACIDVMFHPVILDKACNEEFVSDAVGAFSQSIIENSYGRRGLIPRMIKRLSDYQVQNPSKFESLSFIPEALVRIACHRQVASHAFKIEPLIGEIYDRELAPAQSSIYENVYGPEEISGKVWLFAILNSIKSERLATALIDCILGENDEFRMVNITKQTDGFEEFVRCSLAKVILSVINKVSSEKVRSGYFEKFNYFIENDPSPLVRIYFEWVIALHLLKNHALSEIYFKKVADSLESHEMKPTTVTIYERILYLMITSLDENLETKYLTRLLTIIVPAASTNKAITRHFSMSLATSVHEEISRKHLPLDETLITLVENMYKSAVASSAFGQYRSGDALLWDIVNDFDLVSISGGILLRLCDREIDFVTTEQFNRYLTKEQKEILNCPVGRDRIHLWVAKIKADQQHNRDLEEASAASSMPLQTKSGAWSMVMDVKDSATGDDVKRSDLIVVASLVSKAPNLGGICRLCDVLGAGLMTIFDMKMTKNAQFRNVAVTADCWMPMKEVPSSDVRDYLREKKMEGYTLIGLEQTDKSVVLNSELKFPKKSLILLGREKEGIPGELLVELDFCVEIKQVGVVRSMNIQTATAVICHAYSSQHC; encoded by the coding sequence ATGTCTCTACCGCTAAAGCTGGTGGCTGGGATCCTCACTGACGCTCAGAAGGCAGCAATCGCCCTGACGTTGGCTCAGGATCTTAGCTCTAGTGAGAATTCTATGGCATTGGCAGATCTCATCAGAGACGTAGATGAAGATacaatgaaaaagatcttgCCAAATgtgaaagaagaatgtTTGAAGGCAGTTAGCAGTGGGGACTCAGAGGCAACAACTAGCACGATAAACTATGCGAACTCCTCAGCTGAGATTTGTActgccattttgcagcacGTTCTACAGTTATTAGAAGCATCTCTTGAAGGTGTGCAGATATTAAGAAAAGGAGAACATTATGGCTCAGAGGAACCGTTGCGGAACGAGGAAATTTTCAATGTTGTTCAATTCTTGGCCCAATTTTTTCTGAATGTGTCTCTCGAAGCTAACCCTTTGGCTGAGAAAGTGGATGAGGTAGTTCTACTCTTTTTGGGTCACATCGACGATGAGGTTTCAAGAATGGCTTTAAGTGCCATTCGCTGGAGAGTTGAATCAATTGCAACTCGGGCTTCTCGAGATGAACAATTTGCTACGTATTTGTGGAACATTGTATTTGATCTGTTGCAGCCACTCGCCACGAAACAACACACTCACAATGCATACGGGTTGTGGCTTCGATTGGTAAGCACTAAAAACGTAAATCTTCTGGATGACCTGTATTTCCAGAACTCGGTGGTAAGCAAAGACAATTACTGGAAAACCCTTCAAAAGGGACTAGCTGGCAATTCTCACGAAATTAGAAAGTTCTGCTTGTCTATTCTCCGGTTCTCACTCCAGTCTATAAGCAAGTCATTTGATACGGAAGCTCTTCTGTGGGATATGGCCTACGTAAAGGAAGGCTTGGAGGAATGGAGCACGTATACAACCCTTTATGAGATTGTGGGTATCGACACATCGTTGCACCAAGCACAAGGTGCCCAGAATGAGATCTTGGACTTGTTTACACCTGAGTCACGTATACATCCCTCTTGGGGCTTCTGCCTTCTCAGCACTGGGTTCAAGTCTTCTATGAACTCAGTGAGGAAGTATTCTGCTCAGCTATTGCTCTCGATCAAATCTGAAAATCTTCATCTACTCAAGTATGGCTTGCCATACTTAAAGGAGACTTTCTTGCCATACATGCTTCAGTCTTCACACTTTACTGTCAGACCCTCGAACTCCCTCACTAACGAGTTGAGCTGCGTTTACGGAGCACAGCTAGTGAACTTCATCGCTAATGTTTTCCACTCTTTGAAAACACAGGAAGACTATGACATGGTAAGCTCCTCGATTCTAGAGGTCCTTGTCAGCATTAGAGAGACGTTTGACGCGGTAAAGATCTACACAGCATTGGGGATTTTGAAGGGCTTGCAAGGAAAGCACGTCTTGCGTTATGGGATTTGCGACAAATTAATCGTAAAGCTTTTCGATGATTTTTCTGAGGGTGAGCTCTTCCGGAGAGCTTTACAGACAACCATCTTGAAATTGATCTTGTGTTTCAAGCTCGAGAACATCGAAAATTTCAACTCCATTATGAacactttcatcaattttAATGGAACCGAaattgttgttgaaaacCAAAGAGAGATACTTGAATATTTAAAACAATCACAAGTTACCTCGACCGATATACTCAATCACCTCAAAGCTTCAGGTGTAATAATCCATTCCTCATTCCTTTGGTATATTTTTATGAAGATGACTGACTCGATGGAAGATGTAACGGAATTGTTACAAAAGGCAGATGACCAAACGACTCTTTCATTAACGGCATACGACTTCAGAGTCGGACAAATGAAACACCTCGACGCAAGACTAGGTGTTATCATCGAAAGGGCTATTGAAGGTAAGGAAATTGAGTCCACATACTCTATTCTATCGAGGATCCCTAATCAAAACTTGCCATTGACTGGCGATGTTAACATCGAGAACCTTTGGGATCTGTTAACATTGAACTTCCAGTCTGATAAGTTCGACGAACTTCTTTTGGGTATGAGTAAActcaaatttttgaataatGTTGTTCCTTTGGCAAAACGTACCAAGGGCCTCTCTGAAGCGATGGAGCTTCAAGAGGTGATGTTTTCGAACTCCACTGGTTTAAAGTCTCGAAATGATTACTACAAACTAAGGGAAGAAGGTATTGGACAGCTTCACATTCACTATCAGCGAATTCTTGAAAGACACTACGAGCCAGAAATGGATTCAGTGCTTATTAGTACGCTCGCTTTCGGCACAACACATGCAACCACTCTTAGAGCAATATGCTTTATCATTCTTCTAATGCTTGAGCAAAAGGCTCACGACGAAGCGGCTATCACAGCTGCTATCTTTGGTATGTGCGAGTCATGGGAGGAGCTCAGCAATGAGCGCCTTAGGCTTTCCGAGAAAGAATTGCACTGGGCTTGTATTGATGTGATGTTTCATCCTGTCATTCTCGACAAAGCCTGCAATGAGGAGTTTGTGAGTGATGCTGTGGGAGCTTTCTCACAGTCTATAATAGAGAACTCTTACGGAAGACGTGGCTTGATTCCAAGAATGATCAAGCGCCTCTCAGATTATCAAGTCcaaaatccttcaaaatttgAGCTGCTCTCTTTTATCCCGGAAGCTCTTGTACGCATAGCATGCCATCGCCAGGTTGCGTCGCATGCATTCAAGATTGAACCGCTCATTGGTGAAATCTACGATAGAGAGCTTGCGCCTGCTCAGTCAAGCATATATGAGAACGTGTACGGTCCTGAAGAAATCCTGGGGAAGGTGTGGCTTTTTGCCATTCTCAATTCAATAAAGTCAGAAAGACTTGCTACTGCTTTGATTGATTGTATTCTTGGCGAAAACGATGAATTTCGCATGGTTAACATTACGAAACAAACGGACggatttgaagaattcgTGAGATGTCTGTTGGCAAAAGTTATCTTGTCAGTAATCAACAAAGTATCATCTGAGAAGGTTAGGCTGGGTTACTTCGAGAAGTTCAATTATTTCATTGAGAACGATCCCAGTCCTTTAGTGAGGATCTATTTTGAATGGGTCATTGCTCTTCATTTACTCAAGAACCATGCATTATCCGAAATTTATTTTAAAAAGGTGGCCGATTCGTTGGAGTCACACGAAATGAAACCTACAACGGTGACCATTTACGAAAGAATTTTGTACTTGATGATCACATCTCTCGACGAAAATCTTGAGACAAAATACTTGACTAGACTTTTGACCATAATTGTTCCTGCCgcatcaacaaacaaaGCCATAACTCGTCATTTCTCGATGTCGCTAGCTACCTCTGTTCATGAGGagatttcaagaaagcacTTGCCATTAGATGAAACGCTAATCACCTTGGTGGAAAATATGTACAAAAGTGCTGTGGCTTCGAGCGCCTTTGGACAGTACAGAAGTGGAGATGCTCTTTTATGGGATATCGTGAACGATTTCGACTTGGTGAGTATCTCAGGTGGCATTTTGCTTAGACTCTGTGACAGAGAAATTGACTTCGTTACTACTGAGCAATTCAACCGCTACCTCACAAAggaacaaaaagagattttGAACTGTCCGGTCGGAAGAGACCGCATACACCTCTGGGTCGCCAAGATCAAAGCAGATCAGCAACACAACAGGGACCTTGAGGAGGCAAGTGCTGCATCTCTGATGCCATTGCAAACAAAGAGTGGCGCTTGGAGTATGGTGATGGATGTGAAAGATTCAGCCACTGGTGACGATGTGAAACGCAGTGACCTCATTGTTGTGGCGTCCTTAGTTTCGAAGGCGCCTAATCTTGGAGGAATATGTCGACTCTGCGATGTTCTTGGGGCCGGATTGATGACAATCTTCGacatgaagatgacaaagAATGCACAGTTCAGAAACGTTGCTGTCACAGCTGACTGTTGGATGCCGATGAAGGAAGTGCCTTCATCCGATGTCAGAGACTACCTCagggaaaagaagatggaggGTTATACCTTGATTGGCCTCGAACAAACCGACAAATCAGTTGTGCTCAATAGCGAGCTCAAGTTCCCCAAGAAGTCTCTCATCTTGCTTGGCAGAGAGAAGGAAGGAATCCCTGgtgaacttcttgttgaattgGACTTTTGTGTTGAAATCAAACAGGTGGGGGTTGTCAGATCCATGAACATCCAGACCGCTACAGCAGTTATTTGCCACGCTTATTCTCTGCAGCATTGCTAA
- the HRQ2 gene encoding Hrq2p yields the protein MEDFHVPVHYYLVLAAALLVAWHIRNKAGKTGKAGAPAAKSSKIKSASKSFSVSSVHSDFDWRNEVPLKSYPYKDKEYRMTMGISKLDIKEWLLIDNTYLDDLEEKRKILHNCNPKYPKEKDLRSSTLFESPEADLAIREFYDTVLKYMCSKFPMYFKKDEKNILNTITGERLPLSGRANHSRTELLEALTRTIQEDFIILLKDPSRKDEKYGDEYFFKGGVFAFAAGFDPINKFDKPLTSIHAPIPGYEEKLKKSMNRYFDRLAPCEIVLRSNFSIQTHEKFYVDDDNKGYHKDYLQPEKEFNFDAANQIHYRSERQTLTKLPESGAIRSIQRMENGLSVQSEVYLAT from the exons ATGGAAGACTTTCACGTCCCTGTCCATTATTACTTGGTTCTTGCGGCGGCTCTATTGGTGGCATGGCACATACGTAACAAAGCAGGCAAGACTGGCAAGGCCGGAGCACCGGCTGCTAAATCGAGCAAGATCAAGAGTGCTTCTAAATCGTTTCTGGTGAGTTCAGTACATTCTGACTTTGATTGGAGAAATGAGGTGCCTTTGAAATCGTACCCTTACAAGGATAAGGAGTATCGCATGACGATGGGCATTCTGAAGTTGGATATCAAGGAATGGCTCTTGATCGACAACACTTACTTGGATGACCTCgaggaaaagagaaagattcTCCACAACTGTAACCCAAAGTACCCaaaggaaaaagatttGAGATCAAGCACTCTATTTGAGTCTCCAGAGGCGGATCTTGCCATAAGAGAGTTCTACGATACTGTTTTGAAGTACATGTGTAGTAAGTTTCCTatgtacttcaagaaggacgagaagAACATCTTAAATACAATCACTGGTGAACGGCTTCCGCTTTCGGGAAGAGCCAACCACTCTAGaactgagcttttggaagcGTTGACCAGAACAATCCAGGAGGATTTCATTATTTTACTTAAAGATCCCAGCAGAAAGGATGAGAAGTATGGAGATGAGTACTTTTTTAAGGGCGGTGTGTTTGCTTTTGCTGCGGGTTTTGACCCAATAAACAAGTTTGACAAGCCACTCACTAGCATTCACGCTCCAATCCCTGGTTATGAggagaaactcaagaagtcGATGAATCGCTATTTTGATCGTCTTGCTCCGTGTGAAATTGTCTTGAGGTCCAATTTCTCGATCCAGACTCATGAAAAATTTTacgttgatgatgacaacAAAGGTTATCACAAGGACTATTTGCAGCCCGAGAAAGAATTCAATTTCGACGCAGCGAATCAAATTCATTATCGCAGCGAACGTCAAACTCTCACCAAGTTGCCAGAGCTGGGCGCTATT AGAAGTATCCAGAGGATGGAAAACGGCTTGCTGGTGCAATCAGAGGTTTACCTCGCGACTTAG
- a CDS encoding mannosylinositol phosphorylceramide synthase regulatory subunit, protein MAITELNHPGNASVASQEQASKTKIIYVSLLFLLSLTAFVCQTEFTSQAYKLGFGEPIILLLVTHGSWWTLWPLQAFFVSLFKTIGKARGARGVRYERLNSNAFLLQNEAGHPQTSSPVAARFHPWNYFKRCVVKQIHNVYHSSILVYEPNVNGDKSTSNLGALVEKNPHLSASSSITSCIRSFMTTPSFKYVAFKVGLISLVLNTAGFTWYGAMAMTYASDVTAIYNCSAFTAYAFAIPLLNEKFSWLKASSVIIAIAGVFVVAYSGSDSSSDSKEQYPYRFWGNLIISIGAVLYGYYEVLYKKYVCVPAHLSVVVTPRRQSTFSNFVMSLLGFFTVIFLLLLVFCIEVFHIHRFNLFNYGEKTAIIWLYIFGSIVSNLLFSAGFLSLMALTSPVLSSVSSLVTIFLIGVVEWVIFGNALGIMQLIGDALVIVGFVVLTIASWKEISEGNDDDEIEEASLYSFAPSEETANEMR, encoded by the coding sequence ATGGCCATCACAGAACTAAATCATCCGGGCAACGCCAGCGTTGCCTCTCAGGAGCAGGCTTCCAAGACGAAAATCATCTATGTTTCGTTGCTTTTCTTACTATCCTTGACGGCGTTTGTATGCCAAACTGAGTTTACCTCTCAAGCATATAAGCTTGGGTTCGGCGAGCCCATCATCCTTTTGCTCGTCACCCACGGCTCTTGGTGGACGTTGTGGCCGCTCCAGGCATTCTTTGTgtctttgttcaagacAATTGGCAAAGCCCGTGGCGCTCGAGGGGTCCGCTACGAGCGGCTCAATTCCAACGCTTTTCTCTTGCAAAACGAGGCCGGCCACCCCCAAACCTCCAGCCCCGTGGCCGCAAGGTTCCACCCGTGGAACTACTTCAAAAGATGTGTCGTGAAACAAATCCACAATGTGTACCACTCGTCCATTCTTGTGTACGAGCCCAATGTGAACGGCGACAAAAGCACCAGTAATTTGGGCGCCTTGGTGGAAAAGAACCCTCACCTTTCGGCTTCAAGCTCCATAACCTCATGCATACGTAGCTTCATGACTACCCCTTCTTTCAAATACGTTGCTTTCAAAGTCGGCTTGATCTCTCTCGTACTCAATACCGCTGGTTTCACGTGGTACGGTGCCATGGCAATGACGTATGCTTCTGATGTCACCGCTATTTACAATTGTTCTGCGTTTACCGCCTATGCGTTTGCCATTCCTTTGTTGAACGAGAAGTTCTCGTGGCTCAAAGCGAGTTCAGTTATTATTGCCATTGCTGGTGTGTTCGTTGTTGCATACTCTGGTTCTGACTCTTCCCTGGACTCAAAAGAGCAATATCCATATAGGTTTTGGGGCAATCTCATCATTTCCATTGGTGCAGTGTTGTACGGATACTACGAGGTTTTATATAAGAAATACGTCTGCGTGCCTGCTCACTTATCCGTGGTTGTGACACCAAGACGTCAACTGACATTTTCAAACTTTGTCATGTCTCTTTTGGGCTTTTTCACGgtgattttcttgcttttgttGGTATTTTGTATTGAGGTTTTCCACATTCATCGTTTTAACTTGTTCAATTACGGAGAAAAGACTGCTATTATTTGGCTCTACATCTTTGGCTCAATTGTGTCCAACTTGTTGTTTAGTGCTGGGTTCCTTTCCCTAATGGCATTGACTTCTCCCGTCTTGTCCTCAGTCAGTTCATTGGTAaccatcttcttgattggaGTCGTTGAATGGGTAATCTTTGGAAATGCTCTTGGTATCATGCAGTTAATTGGTGATGCGTTGGTTATTGTCGGCTTTGTTGTTCTCACAATTgcttcttggaaagaaatCAGTGAGGgtaatgatgatgatgagattgAGGAGGCATCCCTTTACTCATTTGCTCCTAGCGAGGAGACTGCAAATGAAATGCGCTAG
- the KIP4 gene encoding Kip4p — translation MSLSQPPRTPTGSAFADMTPITQTSSREYDTHVEVVCRLRPFNEEEAQKYNGASPVDIIDNHNLCIHHKDASNVFTFDRVCGETTSQEQMYELVAAKTIENTFKGFNGTILAYGQTGAGKTHTMFGGSDAPGIIPRIGHDIFSRIDGASPDIEYTVEVSCMELYMEKINDLLNPSASEFAIHEDRANGVYVKGLSHAFVSSESELAYVVDLGNSHRTSMSTQMNADSSRSHVIIRIVLTQKSLGGEFTKSNLFLVDLAGSEKIDRTGATGQGLQEAKKINLSLSCLGLVINSLTEPSSTHIPYRDSKLTRILQESLGGNSRTTLIVNISPVPSSVNETISTLRFGSRAKKIKNSAHVNTEPSVEWLKARVKSLEQANKTLEEQLEAYNRSSAVSPNVSLFSPRGSTTISLASDRPGASNEELQRKNRKIESLEKQLLDMRMNQVKQQHEEDSKLFKLETALHRLNDKLSDVELINENLRKHLLISEKIIESRDHKIEKLRRLLNEQQAYVQSESIHFDSKLRKLQEKLENQKLSEGKLLDDSGANVLEELYNSRKSADEAIHKIDTSSPKAVAGDKQDAPKSPKFGLNLRIVKPVRGGGHLST, via the coding sequence ATGTCACTTTCACAGCCTCCCCGCACGCCCACGGGGTCGGCTTTCGCTGACATGACTCCCATCACTCAAACCTCTCTGCGAGAGTACGATACTCATGTCGAAGTGGTCTGTCGACTCAGACCtttcaatgaagaagaggctcaAAAATACAACGGTGCAAGTCCTGTCGACATCATCGACAACCACAACTTGTGCATTCACCACAAAGATGCCCTGAATGTGTTCACGTTCGACAgagtttgtggagaaaCAACGAGTCAGGAGCAGATGTACGAATTGGTGGCAGCGAAGACGATTGAGAATACGTTCAAGGGTTTCAACGGCACGATACTCGCATATGGCCAGACTGGTGCTGGCAAAACGCACACGATGTTTGGCGGGTCCGACGCCCCTGGCATTATTCCTAGAATTGGACATGATATCTTCTCCCGTATAGATGGAGCGCTGCCTGATATTGAGTACACTGTGGAGGTTTCTTGCATGGAATTATATATGGAGAAGATTAATGATTTGCTTAATCCCTCGGCTTCTGAGTTTGCCATCCACGAGGATAGGGCCAATGGTGTGTACGTGAAAGGGTTATCTCATGCGTTTGTATCAAGCGAGCTGGAGCTAGCTTACGTTGTGGATTTGGGCAATCTGCATCGAACATCTATGTCCACTCAGATGAACGCCGATCTGTCCCGCTCCCACGTAATCATTCGAATTGTTCTTACGCAGAAGTCTCTTGGCGGGGAATTTACTAAATCGAACCTATTTCTTGTGGATTTGGCGGGTTCAGAAAAAATAGATCGCACCGGGGCTACAGGGCAGGGCCTACAGGaggcaaagaagatcaacttgtctctttcttgtctaGGTCTTGTGATCAATTCACTTACCGAGCCCTCATCAACACACATCCCTTATCGTGATTCCAAGTTGACACgcattcttcaagagtCGCTAGGAGGAAACTCAAGAACTACACTCATTGTCAACATTTCTCCCGTACCCTCAAGTGTCAACGAGACTATCTCAACCCTACGGTTTGGGTCGAGAGCTAAGAAGATAAAGAATTCTGCTCACGTCAATACCGAGCCATCTGTCGAATGGCTCAAGGCGAGAGTCAAGTCACTTGAGCAGGCTAACAAGACTCTAGAAGAGCAACTAGAAGCATACAATAGATCATCGGCTGTGAGTCCCAACGTGAGCCTCTTTAGTCCGCGAGGTTCCACAACGATTTCTCTCGCATCCGATCGGCCTGGCGCCCTGAatgaagaacttcaaagaaagaatagGAAAATCGAGAGTCTTGAGAAGCAACTCTTGGACATGAGAATGAACCAGGTCAAGCAGCAACATGAGGAAGACctgaagctcttcaaattAGAGACCGCTCTTCATAGGCTCAATGATAAGCTCAGCGACGTGGAGCTCATTAACGAAAACTTACGCAAGCATCTTCTTATAAGTGAGAAAATCATAGAGTCTCGAGACCACAAGATCGAGAAGCTACGACGGCTTCTTAATGAACAGCAGGCGTACGTTCAGCTGGAGAGCATCCACTTTGATAGCAAGCTACGAAAGTTACaggagaagcttgaaaatcAGAAGCTTCTGGAGGGAAAACTTCTCGATGACAGCGGAGCCAATGTACTAGAGGAGCTATATAACTCTAGAAAGCTGGCTGATGAAGCTATCCACAAGATCGATACGTCCTCGCCTAAAGCAGTAGCCGGCGACAAGCAAGACGCACCTAAATCTCCAAAGTTTGGCCTTAATCTACGGATTGTCAAGCCTGTTCGTGGAGGGGGCCACTTATCTACATAA